A stretch of the Thiocystis violascens DSM 198 genome encodes the following:
- a CDS encoding di-heme oxidoredictase family protein, whose translation MRNPSRRTVTIPRTWAHVLAAAALAGAGQAVQAHKPLGSPPSLADEYYAGGRQGTVFSATSRAMELPSPAINADPRLSELFAEGEVIFDADYVTDPDAPFGGLGPIYNNISCMNCHPNYGRARRVDKWTTQFGNGYTALVHTPDGKLVDGYLFMLQTMTVPPYVPLAKDVTIAWKPFVDRYGNRYPDGTPYNQGKPTEGTLTYPTADLVEPLLPLPEDYRVSLEATIGLYGTGLLDAIRDEDIVAEHERQKAAGGAIQGQLGKRMIESHDGREHIGKFTWHNTRATLQNGPGFNGMWNVFNLNREDRPQLFASAQWIDKQAALGLDVSALKDAQPVEISQKQLDALMVWHRGLGVPAARNLDKPRVKRGRALFHKTGCVECHKPCWTTGPDEFIPAYAGQTIWPYTDMLMHDMGEENRGLLRTYRTPPLWGRGLMRTTVDHSDMFHDLRARDFEEAILWHFGEAEGAREIFRNLPAEDRAALIEFVKSI comes from the coding sequence ATGCGCAATCCGTCGCGACGCACCGTCACCATCCCCCGCACCTGGGCACACGTTCTGGCCGCCGCCGCGCTGGCTGGGGCGGGACAAGCGGTCCAGGCGCACAAACCGCTCGGCAGTCCGCCCAGTCTGGCGGATGAATATTATGCCGGCGGTCGTCAGGGAACCGTCTTCAGCGCTACCTCCAGGGCCATGGAACTGCCTTCGCCGGCGATCAACGCCGACCCTCGACTCTCGGAGCTGTTCGCCGAGGGCGAGGTCATCTTCGACGCCGACTATGTGACCGACCCCGACGCGCCCTTCGGCGGTCTGGGGCCGATCTACAACAACATCTCCTGCATGAACTGCCATCCCAACTACGGACGGGCGCGGCGCGTGGACAAATGGACGACCCAGTTCGGCAACGGCTACACCGCCCTAGTGCATACCCCGGACGGCAAGCTGGTCGATGGCTATCTTTTCATGCTGCAAACCATGACGGTGCCGCCCTACGTGCCGCTCGCCAAGGATGTGACGATCGCCTGGAAGCCCTTCGTCGACCGCTACGGCAACCGATATCCGGACGGCACGCCCTACAACCAGGGTAAACCGACCGAGGGTACCCTGACCTATCCCACCGCGGATCTGGTCGAGCCGCTGCTCCCGCTGCCGGAGGATTATCGAGTCTCGCTGGAGGCGACCATCGGACTCTACGGCACCGGACTGCTCGACGCCATCCGCGACGAGGACATCGTCGCCGAGCACGAGCGTCAGAAGGCGGCGGGCGGCGCGATCCAGGGGCAACTCGGCAAACGCATGATCGAGTCCCACGACGGTCGGGAGCACATCGGAAAATTCACCTGGCACAACACGCGCGCCACGCTGCAGAACGGTCCCGGTTTCAATGGCATGTGGAATGTCTTCAACCTGAATCGGGAGGACCGCCCGCAGCTCTTCGCGTCCGCGCAGTGGATCGATAAACAGGCCGCACTGGGCCTGGACGTGTCCGCGCTGAAGGACGCGCAGCCGGTCGAGATCAGCCAGAAACAGCTTGATGCACTGATGGTCTGGCATCGCGGACTCGGCGTCCCCGCCGCGCGCAATCTCGACAAGCCCAGGGTCAAGCGCGGTCGCGCGCTCTTCCACAAAACCGGCTGCGTCGAGTGCCACAAGCCCTGTTGGACGACCGGCCCCGATGAATTCATCCCCGCCTACGCCGGTCAGACGATCTGGCCCTACACCGACATGCTGATGCACGACATGGGCGAGGAAAATCGCGGGCTGCTCAGAACCTACCGCACGCCCCCGCTCTGGGGGCGCGGGCTGATGCGCACCACCGTCGACCACAGCGACATGTTCCACGACCTGCGCGCGCGCGACTTCGAGGAGGCGATCCTCTGGCACTTCGGCGAGGCGGAGGGTGCGCGCGAGATCTTCCGCAACCTGCCGGCGGAAGACCGTGCGGCGCTCATCGAATTCGTCAAGTCGATCTGA
- a CDS encoding c-type cytochrome encodes MGIGDGWCWTENPSGRGEKWAMRRAATGLLIAACLSSGCDLGGRTGDPAVGQALYLELCLDCHGDYGELSAKKRSRPLRDLTADEIMGMLRKYQKVTDDTPWWAEFKSGLTDAQIGDLLAYLGTLQGGHTELARGN; translated from the coding sequence ATGGGTATCGGGGATGGCTGGTGCTGGACCGAGAACCCGTCGGGTCGGGGCGAGAAGTGGGCCATGCGCCGTGCCGCGACCGGATTGTTGATCGCCGCCTGTCTGTCGAGCGGGTGCGACTTGGGCGGGCGGACGGGAGACCCGGCCGTGGGCCAGGCGCTCTATCTGGAACTCTGCCTGGACTGTCATGGCGACTACGGCGAGTTGTCCGCCAAGAAGCGATCCAGACCGCTGCGGGATCTCACGGCGGACGAGATCATGGGGATGCTCAGGAAATACCAAAAGGTTACGGACGACACCCCCTGGTGGGCGGAGTTCAAGAGCGGCCTGACGGATGCGCAGATTGGGGATCTGCTGGCGTATCTCGGAACCTTGCAGGGCGGTCATACAGAGTTGGCGCGGGGCAACTGA
- a CDS encoding ISAs1 family transposase, with product MVESRREVAGKVSVETRYFIGSIGTSAARFAHAVRGHWGIENGLHWNLDIAFREDECRVRDPVARENLAVLRHLALSRLKNDGTKLGIQNKRLKAGWDESYLSKLLFESPQRKGDADTSVPANVSSA from the coding sequence ATGGTTGAATCGCGCCGTGAGGTCGCCGGCAAGGTCTCGGTCGAGACCCGCTATTTCATTGGCAGCATCGGCACCAGCGCCGCGCGCTTTGCCCACGCAGTACGCGGTCACTGGGGCATCGAAAACGGGTTGCATTGGAATCTCGATATCGCCTTTCGTGAGGATGAGTGCCGTGTCCGCGATCCGGTGGCGCGCGAGAATCTTGCCGTCCTGCGTCACCTCGCCCTCTCGCGCCTCAAGAATGACGGCACCAAGCTCGGCATCCAGAACAAACGCTTGAAAGCCGGTTGGGACGAGTCCTACCTGTCGAAATTGCTCTTCGAGTCGCCTCAGAGGAAGGGCGACGCTGATACATCGGTACCCGCTAATGTTAGCAGCGCTTGA
- a CDS encoding ISAs1 family transposase produces the protein MCDLSVERSIAHHFAPLDEPRSAIQRRHLLSEMIVITIAASFSGADGWVGVETFGQAKEAWLRTFLKLPAGIPSHDTFGRVFALIDPAQFAACFRQWSASVAELIPEEIIAVDGKTLRRSHSRGKGLAALHLVSAWATANRVVLGQVATDAKSNEITAIPRLLEWLKLEGCIVTIDAMGCQTKIAAQIIHQGGDYVLALKGNQETLAAEVEEAFIDADARGYAGVDSAFLETVERGHGRLETRRYQTLGDLSGVPHSASWEAMNMIGNG, from the coding sequence ATGTGCGACTTGAGTGTGGAGCGATCGATTGCGCACCATTTTGCCCCGCTGGACGAGCCGCGCAGCGCGATCCAACGACGGCACCTCTTAAGTGAGATGATCGTGATCACCATCGCGGCGTCCTTCAGTGGCGCCGACGGTTGGGTGGGTGTCGAGACGTTCGGACAGGCCAAGGAGGCGTGGCTGCGCACGTTTCTGAAACTGCCCGCGGGCATTCCGTCGCACGACACCTTCGGGCGGGTGTTTGCGCTCATCGATCCCGCACAGTTTGCCGCCTGCTTTCGCCAATGGAGCGCGTCGGTGGCCGAACTGATCCCCGAAGAGATCATTGCCGTCGATGGCAAGACCCTGCGCCGCTCCCACAGCCGCGGCAAGGGCTTGGCGGCGTTGCACCTGGTCAGTGCCTGGGCGACGGCCAATCGGGTGGTGCTCGGACAGGTCGCCACCGACGCCAAATCCAATGAGATCACGGCCATTCCACGTCTGCTGGAGTGGCTGAAGCTGGAGGGCTGCATCGTCACCATCGACGCCATGGGCTGCCAGACCAAGATTGCCGCGCAGATCATCCACCAGGGAGGGGACTATGTGCTCGCGCTCAAAGGCAACCAGGAAACGCTGGCCGCCGAGGTCGAGGAGGCGTTCATCGACGCCGACGCCAGAGGCTACGCCGGTGTCGATTCGGCATTCCTCGAAACCGTCGAGCGAGGGCATGGTCGTCTCGAAACCCGTCGCTACCAAACCTTGGGCGATCTTTCCGGCGTGCCGCACAGCGCCTCGTGGGAGGCAATGAACATGATCGGCAATGGTTGA
- a CDS encoding IS1 family transposase: MNHCPTCNTTKIVKNGFNATGKQNHLCRECGRQFVIDPLVSAISEETKSLIDRLLLERIALAGIARVANVSESWLQIYVNQKYEGVPRQLNVPKLSDFRLVVECDELWSFVLKKDEKQWVWIAKDRDSGYVVGLYIGSRGIKGAQGLWNSLPRDYQELADFYTDFWEAYQSVFPEFRHYAVGKESGKTNHIERYNCTLRQRISRLVRKALSFSKKLENHIGAIWHFVHHYNSTLSVKAHS, translated from the coding sequence ATGAATCACTGCCCAACTTGCAACACCACCAAGATCGTGAAGAATGGATTTAATGCAACCGGAAAGCAAAACCATCTTTGTCGGGAATGTGGCCGTCAATTCGTGATTGACCCCTTAGTTTCAGCGATTTCTGAAGAGACCAAATCGCTGATCGATCGACTGCTTCTTGAACGGATTGCGCTTGCTGGTATCGCGCGTGTTGCAAATGTCTCTGAATCCTGGTTGCAAATCTATGTCAATCAAAAATACGAGGGCGTTCCGCGCCAATTAAACGTGCCAAAGTTGTCTGATTTTCGACTGGTTGTCGAGTGCGACGAACTGTGGTCATTTGTTTTGAAAAAAGATGAAAAACAATGGGTTTGGATCGCGAAAGATCGTGACTCTGGATATGTTGTCGGACTTTATATCGGATCTCGTGGCATTAAGGGTGCGCAAGGATTATGGAATTCATTGCCACGCGATTATCAAGAATTGGCCGATTTCTACACCGATTTTTGGGAAGCTTATCAATCCGTTTTTCCAGAATTCCGTCATTACGCTGTCGGTAAGGAATCGGGAAAGACAAATCATATCGAACGATACAACTGCACACTCAGGCAACGTATTTCCAGGCTCGTACGAAAAGCACTTTCTTTCTCAAAAAAGCTTGAGAACCATATTGGAGCTATTTGGCATTTTGTCCATCATTATAATAGCACTCTCTCAGTTAAAGCTCATTCGTGA
- a CDS encoding phospholipase D family protein yields MGHYQFLNTSATNYFLEEMIKDAKDRLILISPFLRLNDRVKELLADKNRLKIDVRIVYGKSELQPEEIGWLNELSYVRTSFCRNLHAKCYMNEELCIVTSLNLYEFSQVNNNEMGVLIRRSEDADLYRDAYEESQRIIRISEEVRITLERVAAQGDVEKTDEHEPTAKLTSSKLGQRLKLKTTELMGKLVSLGYLEIKEGKHFLTSKGKDSGGEFRMSPKHGPYFLWPQDFKP; encoded by the coding sequence TTGGGGCACTACCAATTCCTGAACACCAGCGCGACGAATTACTTCCTTGAGGAAATGATCAAGGACGCAAAGGATCGCCTCATTCTTATCAGCCCATTCCTACGGCTCAATGATCGCGTCAAGGAGCTTCTCGCGGACAAAAATCGCCTGAAGATCGACGTCAGAATTGTCTATGGCAAGAGCGAGCTGCAACCGGAAGAGATTGGCTGGCTCAACGAGCTTTCGTATGTTCGCACTAGCTTTTGCCGTAACCTGCACGCCAAGTGCTACATGAATGAAGAACTTTGCATTGTGACGAGCCTCAACCTCTACGAGTTCAGTCAAGTCAATAACAACGAGATGGGCGTACTCATTCGCCGCTCGGAGGACGCCGATCTTTACCGTGATGCCTACGAAGAATCACAGCGCATCATTCGCATCAGTGAGGAGGTCAGAATTACGCTGGAGCGTGTTGCTGCCCAAGGTGACGTGGAAAAAACGGATGAACATGAACCAACGGCAAAGCTCACCTCGTCCAAGCTCGGTCAGCGCCTCAAACTCAAGACCACGGAACTGATGGGAAAGCTGGTGTCACTTGGCTATCTGGAGATTAAGGAGGGGAAGCATTTTCTCACATCAAAGGGCAAGGACTCTGGCGGTGAGTTTCGTATGAGTCCAAAGCATGGCCCATACTTTCTTTGGCCACAAGATTTCAAACCATAA
- a CDS encoding DUF4129 domain-containing protein — MDAADGWLAAYGLALAVLTGALLLAVGVALRRARLGARDPDRPARALYRQFRKRLASAGIDAEPHEPHQSLQRRLEGTGRFDPRILAEIFSSYERLRYRQHERQADPRALRQLRRRIRALKVGEVKG; from the coding sequence ATGGATGCAGCCGACGGCTGGCTGGCGGCTTACGGTCTGGCGCTGGCGGTCCTGACCGGGGCGCTGCTGCTCGCCGTCGGGGTGGCGCTGCGGCGCGCGCGGCTGGGCGCGCGCGACCCCGACCGGCCCGCTCGCGCCCTCTATCGGCAATTCCGCAAGCGACTGGCCAGTGCCGGTATCGATGCGGAGCCGCACGAGCCGCATCAGTCATTGCAGCGCCGCCTGGAGGGCACGGGTCGGTTCGACCCGCGGATCCTCGCCGAGATCTTCTCCAGTTACGAGCGGCTGCGCTATCGACAGCACGAGCGTCAGGCCGATCCGCGTGCATTGCGTCAGCTACGCAGACGAATCCGGGCTTTGAAGGTCGGGGAGGTGAAAGGCTGA
- a CDS encoding AAA family ATPase has translation MLERTEQSVAAIEDGLPESGLIPVIAQLNRIILGKEEQIRLALTCLLADGHLLIEDIPGLGKTVLAHALGRTLGLSYQRVQFTSDLLPGDVIGTSIYDRNKGVFVFSQGPVFTQLLLADEINRATPKCQSALLEAMEERQVSADGATRELPRPFFVIATQNPTEQIGTYPLPESQLDRFLLCISMGYPNRSAELELLRGENRRRMLETLEPIVSARQLSAMQRRVETVKVSESVLDYLYRLIDFTRTSEMFQVGLSTRAGLGLLRAAQAWALLHGQDRLLPGDIQKVLGPTVGHRLVPLAGRLSAQRIGDEIIARVPVE, from the coding sequence ATGCTAGAGCGAACAGAACAGAGCGTGGCGGCGATCGAAGACGGGCTGCCTGAGAGCGGGCTCATCCCCGTGATCGCGCAGCTCAACAGGATCATTCTGGGGAAAGAGGAGCAGATCAGGCTGGCGCTCACCTGCCTGCTGGCCGACGGCCATCTGCTCATCGAGGATATCCCCGGCCTCGGCAAGACGGTGCTGGCCCATGCGCTGGGCAGGACACTCGGTCTGTCTTATCAGCGGGTCCAGTTCACCTCGGATCTGCTGCCGGGCGATGTGATCGGCACCTCGATCTACGACAGGAACAAGGGCGTCTTCGTCTTCAGCCAGGGGCCGGTGTTCACCCAGCTCCTGCTGGCCGACGAGATCAATCGCGCCACGCCGAAATGCCAGAGCGCCCTGCTTGAGGCGATGGAAGAGCGACAGGTCAGCGCCGACGGCGCCACCCGCGAGCTGCCCAGACCCTTCTTCGTCATCGCCACCCAGAACCCGACCGAACAGATCGGCACCTATCCGCTGCCCGAGTCGCAGTTGGACCGCTTCCTGCTCTGCATCTCCATGGGCTACCCCAACCGCAGCGCCGAACTGGAGCTGCTGCGCGGCGAGAACCGGCGCAGGATGCTTGAAACGCTGGAGCCGATCGTCTCGGCCAGGCAGTTGAGCGCCATGCAGCGCCGGGTGGAGACGGTGAAGGTGTCCGAGTCGGTGCTCGATTACCTGTACCGCCTCATCGATTTCACCCGGACCTCGGAGATGTTCCAGGTCGGTCTCTCCACCCGGGCCGGACTCGGTCTGCTCCGCGCCGCTCAGGCCTGGGCGCTGCTGCACGGCCAGGACAGACTGCTGCCGGGCGACATCCAGAAGGTGCTCGGCCCCACCGTCGGTCACCGGCTGGTGCCGCTGGCCGGGCGTCTGTCTGCGCAGCGCATCGGCGACGAGATCATCGCCAGGGTTCCGGTCGAATAG
- a CDS encoding DUF58 domain-containing protein produces MNIRQHASRLLEMRIPLGRPFRPERGRVMTRITPAGWGFGLLVLCGFLMSVNFSNNLIFAMTFLLVSIAMVGWYDTRANVSGLICGDWRAEPAFAGQRVRCSLRVDNPSKRMRHGLLPFSPQADRAEAVHLDGQAQAELVLYRRTTRRGLLEPAAADLRSAFPLGTTRTRMITGRLPACLVWPEPSGDQPLPDQASGRQAHLRSESGSYTDMRRYAPGDPLSRISWRAFAKTGELYTKQFDGAQGLPALWLRWDDVRAPGVEQKLSQLCRWILDVRKQNREFGLELPDVSVEPAGDETHVRRCLEILALYRGAEKAS; encoded by the coding sequence ATGAATATTCGTCAGCATGCATCCCGGCTGTTGGAGATGCGGATTCCGCTGGGCCGTCCGTTCAGGCCGGAGCGGGGCCGGGTCATGACCCGCATCACCCCGGCCGGCTGGGGCTTCGGGCTGCTCGTCCTCTGCGGCTTCCTGATGTCGGTCAATTTCTCCAACAATCTCATCTTCGCCATGACCTTCCTCCTAGTCTCCATCGCCATGGTCGGCTGGTATGACACGCGGGCCAACGTCAGCGGTCTGATCTGCGGGGACTGGCGGGCCGAGCCGGCGTTCGCCGGGCAGCGGGTGCGCTGTTCGCTGCGCGTGGACAATCCATCCAAACGGATGCGCCACGGCCTCCTGCCGTTCTCGCCGCAGGCGGACAGGGCCGAAGCGGTCCATCTCGACGGCCAGGCGCAAGCCGAACTCGTTCTCTATCGCCGGACCACCAGGCGCGGTCTGCTCGAACCCGCAGCCGCCGATCTTCGCAGTGCCTTTCCCCTGGGCACGACGCGGACCCGGATGATCACCGGCAGGCTTCCGGCCTGTCTGGTCTGGCCGGAACCGTCCGGCGACCAGCCGTTACCGGACCAGGCATCGGGCCGGCAGGCGCATCTGCGGAGCGAATCCGGCAGCTATACCGATATGCGGCGCTATGCGCCGGGCGATCCGCTGTCGCGAATCTCCTGGAGGGCATTCGCCAAAACCGGTGAACTCTATACCAAGCAGTTCGACGGGGCGCAGGGTCTGCCGGCCCTGTGGCTGCGCTGGGACGATGTGCGGGCGCCCGGCGTCGAGCAGAAGCTGTCGCAACTGTGCCGCTGGATCCTCGATGTTCGCAAACAGAATCGCGAATTCGGTCTGGAACTGCCGGATGTCTCGGTCGAGCCGGCCGGCGACGAGACCCATGTCCGGCGCTGTCTGGAGATCCTGGCGCTCTATCGCGGCGCGGAGAAGGCGTCATGA